The sequence CGATCCAATTCAAGCTGGGTGACCTCGGCCTGCCTGCTGAGCTCATCCATTTCTTGAACGAGGGCAGCATCCTCGCCTTGGCCCCGCGCAATCGCCGCCTCAGCGGCGGCTGGGCGCCGGGCATCGTGTGCTGCAAGCTCTGTTTCCTTCAATTGGATCTGAGCCTTCAGCGATGCCGCCGCTTCCGCCGTCACTAGTGACTCCAGCTCCGCCAATTCGAGGTTAATCTGCGAAAGCTTATAGCGCACCCCTGCAGCGTGCTCCTCGGCCTGCTCTGTGCGGTATCGCACAACCTCGTCAAGCGTTGAGAAGCCGAGACGCTTCGCCAGTGGCACGTGTGAGAAGATTACCTTGCGGAGCTCCTCTTCCAAGGTCGTGCGTCCCTCAGTGCCAACGTCGCTGCAGAGTTGTTCAAGGTACTGCTGCGGCAAGTACCGAACGCGCTCGGGCTGATCAACCTGCGCGTCTGATGCCAGCGACACCGTTACGTCATCACCGTTAGCCCATGTGAGAATGGCCTCAAAATGCAGCGCCTTGTTATCCGCGGGCTTCTTGAAGCGACGTGTGTTCAGAAACTCGTAGCTCAGGCAGTGGCTGTTGCCCGCCAGCGCCAGGATGTCGGCAAGTGCGCTCTTGCCGCCACCGCGATTGCCGATGATAGCAATCATGCCAGGGTTTAGGGCGATGTCACAGGCAAACCAGTTCTCCGCAAACCCTGTACCGGCCACCTTACGTACTCTGATGCGCTCAATGTACTTCGTGCTGTTGTCAGCGACGTGCCGAAGCTTTGGAGGCTCACTTCCGACGAAGACTCTGCCAATGGGATCGACAGTACACTGCTTGAGTCCAGCGAAAGTGGTGTCCGCCTTGATCCATCCCGCCTTACCGCCGGGGAAAACAGAATAGTCTTCAAAGCGGTGCGCGTCACTTCCGGCCACAACGGGCTTCCAGCGTCCTCCAAGTGTCTTCAAGAAGTCCTGAGTTACCTGCGGCTTCGTAGGGTGGCCGACCCCAAGAAAGAGTCGGATGTTAAGAAGGTCGCGGGTTTCAAACAAGTGTGCCGCACGCATGAGCTCAGCGTCGTCGTAGGGATGGCGCTTCCAGTCCAAGCCCTCCGAGGCCGTCGCTGGTGTCGTACGGCTGAATGACAAGCAACCGCTGTTCAAACTGCTTTTGGGCGCGGCGCCAAGAGTCGCGAGTGATCTTGGCTGTCATCGCGCCAAGCGTCTCCATCTTAGCGTCGTCGCTACGGTCTGCGGCGGAGAAGCCATGTTTGTCTAGCTTGCCAGAATCGTACGTCCGCGCAAGCTCAATGAACGCCTCGCGAGAAGGGGCCCGCTCGACGATCCCGATGTGCAAGAGGGATAGAAACTCGCGAAGCTGATGGTCCGTCAAGGCGTCGTCAAATAGAAAGTGGGTATTGAGGCGAAAATTAGTCGGCGCCTCGGGCCGGAGCTCGATACCCGGGAACACAGTCTTTGGCAGTGCAAGCGCATTGCGATCCAAGTAGGACCGTAGTGCGAACCATCCTTCGAAATGCCAGTAGTCCATGATGCAATATGCCGCGGCGTCGGAGGTGCGAATCGACTCAAGCATTGCACCGAGAAGTGCGTCATCCGCGGCCTCGGAGCCAGTTAGGCGCTGGCCCCTCCAGTGAAAGGATGCCGGCGAATGAATATGTAGATCCCATTTGCGCCAAAGCGATCCGCGCGGGTCATTGCGCATGCGGGTTAGTAAGTGTGAGGGTGTTTATGATGCGGGAGCCATGGATGAACCGCGCCCTTTGCTAGATCAGCGCCTACAGGCCGCCCAGAGAACGGCGATTAGAGTGCCGTCGAATGTCGCCTAGCTCTCCGTGCCTGGCTAACGTAGCTGTTGCAAAACCCTGTCGGAGCCCGCGATGTGGACATGGAACTCGCGCGCGCCTGCCGGGTTTCCTCGCCGGAATCTGCGCCGTCCCCCGCGCCCCGTCGAGGACCCAGGGCTCACTACAAGCGCATTGATACCAGTCCCCGCTTCGTCCCGGTGGACCTCCCCGGCAACTGCTCCCGGGCACCTTCGAGCATGCGGTCCACCAGTTGTTGTCGGGCCCGATCGACCTCGCCCACTTCGACGCCCGCTTCCGCAACGATGCCACGGGGGCCTCGGCCTATCCGCCGGCGGTGCTCCTCCAGGTCATACACTGCGCGTATGCCCAAGGCATCGTCAGCAGTCGCGCGATCGAGCGGCTGTGCCAGGACCATGTCACCTTCATCGCCCTGTGCGGCGACCAGGGCCCCGGACCACACCACCCTCGCCCGCTTCATTAGTACGCTGGGCGACGCGATCGCGCGGGTCTTCGCCGCCGTGCTGGCGATCTGCGACGCGCAGGGACTCATCGGCCGTGAGATGTTCGCGATCGATGGCGTGAAACTGCCCAGCAACGCGTCCAAGCGGCGGAGCGGCACCCGCGCCGAGTTTGAGCGCCACGCGAGAAGCTGGAGACCGCCGCCGCCCAGCTGCTCGCGCGGCACCGGGCAGCCGACGGACCGGCCACCGAGCCGACACCGGAGGCCAAAGGGCGCATCAGGTAGCCCGTTTGCACCGAGACGCGACCCAGCTGTGATCCTGGCAGGCCGCGCACCCGGAGGATCGACGCGGCGTGAAGGGGGCGGTCCGCAAGAGCAACCGCACGGACCACGAA comes from Gemmatimonadota bacterium and encodes:
- a CDS encoding transposase, translated to MSGPIDLAHFDARFRNDATGASAYPPAVLLQVIHCAYAQGIVSSRAIERLCQDHVTFIALCGDQGPGPHHPRPLH